The window CAAACTGAGCGGGATGGGTCACGTATTCGCAAAACACCCCATTGACCGGCGGTGTGGCCCAGAAAGTCATATCGGGACAGAGGTTATACCGGCCGGTCAGGCATTTTTCACAGCCCCCGCAGGGCACCCCCGGTTCCACGGTAACCCGGTCACCAGGCTTGAGCGTGGTCACGCATTCACCCACTTCGGCGATTTCTCCCGAACACTCATGACCCAGTATGAAGGGTGGCTCCACAATGAAGTCTCCGATACGCCCCTCCACGAAATAATGAACATCCGAGCCACAGACTCCGACACTTTTCACTCGGATCAGAACTTCGTGTTCCCGGGGGACGGGAGCTTCCACGTTTTCTATTTCGATCTTTCCAATACCTTGCATAACCGCTGCTTTCATCGTCCAGGACATCTTCTCTCT is drawn from Atribacteraceae bacterium and contains these coding sequences:
- a CDS encoding alcohol dehydrogenase catalytic domain-containing protein; translation: MSWTMKAAVMQGIGKIEIENVEAPVPREHEVLIRVKSVGVCGSDVHYFVEGRIGDFIVEPPFILGHECSGEIAEVGECVTTLKPGDRVTVEPGVPCGGCEKCLTGRYNLCPDMTFWATPPVNGVFCEYVTHPAQF